A DNA window from Niabella yanshanensis contains the following coding sequences:
- the rplX gene encoding 50S ribosomal protein L24, translating into MSNRFKPKYNIKKGDQVVVITGADKDRTKPRLVKEVLVDEGKVLVEGVNIKTRHTKPSAQNTKGGIVKSEAPINISNVMLWDAKAKAPSKVRRERENGKTARVFKKSGEKI; encoded by the coding sequence ATGAGCAACAGATTTAAACCCAAGTACAACATTAAAAAAGGCGACCAGGTGGTTGTGATTACTGGTGCGGATAAAGATAGAACCAAACCACGCCTAGTAAAAGAAGTATTGGTAGACGAAGGTAAAGTATTGGTAGAAGGTGTTAATATCAAAACACGTCATACCAAACCTTCTGCGCAAAATACTAAAGGTGGTATCGTTAAAAGCGAAGCTCCTATTAATATCAGCAACGTTATGTTATGGGATGCTAAAGCAAAAGCGCCGTCTAAAGTAAGACGTGAGCGCGAAAACGGTAAAACTGCCCGCGTATTTAAAAAATCGGGTGAAAAAATTTAA
- the rplP gene encoding 50S ribosomal protein L16 has protein sequence MLQPKRTKHRKMQKGRMKGDAKRGTTISFGSYALKALDSHWITDRQIEAARQALTRSMKREGNVWIRIFPDKPITNKPAEVRMGKGKGNLEYWAAVVQPGRIIFEVDGVSEEVARRALQLASGKLPIKTKFTMRRDLVTN, from the coding sequence ATGTTACAACCGAAGAGAACAAAGCACAGGAAAATGCAGAAAGGTCGCATGAAAGGCGACGCTAAAAGAGGTACTACTATATCTTTTGGTTCCTATGCTTTAAAAGCGTTAGACTCTCATTGGATTACCGATCGCCAGATTGAGGCAGCTCGTCAGGCACTTACCCGTAGCATGAAAAGGGAAGGTAATGTATGGATCCGCATATTTCCAGATAAACCTATTACCAACAAACCTGCAGAGGTTCGTATGGGTAAAGGTAAAGGTAACCTTGAGTATTGGGCAGCTGTGGTACAGCCAGGCCGTATCATATTCGAAGTAGATGGTGTTAGTGAAGAAGTTGCGCGCAGAGCATTACAATTGGCTTCTGGTAAACTACCAATTAAGACCAAGTTCACAATGCGCAGAGATTTAGTTACTAATTAA
- the rpmC gene encoding 50S ribosomal protein L29: MSKKKEFLDSVKGLSVEDLKVQLEQSKQRLKKLEFAHAITPLENPMSIRSLRQDIARIQTLISQKTAVEQA; encoded by the coding sequence ATGTCAAAAAAGAAAGAATTCTTAGATAGCGTTAAGGGATTGAGTGTAGAAGACTTGAAAGTGCAATTGGAGCAATCTAAACAAAGGTTGAAAAAGCTGGAATTTGCGCACGCAATCACTCCGCTCGAAAACCCAATGTCTATTCGCAGCCTGCGCCAGGACATTGCTCGCATCCAAACTCTTATCAGCCAGAAAACAGCGGTTGAGCAAGCATAA
- the rpsQ gene encoding 30S ribosomal protein S17 yields the protein MSERNLRKTRIGVVTSNKMEKTITVAIERKVKHPIYGKFLKKTTKFHAHDEKNECSIGDTVKIMETRPLSKLKRWRLVEVVEKVK from the coding sequence ATGTCTGAAAGAAATTTAAGAAAAACAAGAATAGGGGTTGTTACCAGCAATAAGATGGAGAAAACCATAACTGTTGCTATTGAAAGAAAAGTTAAGCACCCTATCTACGGTAAGTTTTTGAAAAAAACAACCAAGTTTCACGCACACGATGAGAAAAACGAGTGCAGCATTGGTGATACCGTAAAAATTATGGAAACCCGTCCGCTGAGCAAATTGAAGCGTTGGAGACTGGTTGAAGTAGTAGAAAAAGTGAAGTAA
- the rplN gene encoding 50S ribosomal protein L14: MIQQESRLNVADNSGAKEVLCIRVLGNSGQRYARIGDKIVVTVKDAMPAAGIKKGTVAKAVIVRTTNKLRRKDGSYIRFDDNAVVILNAADEPRGTRIFGPVARELRDKGYMKIVSLAPEVL; this comes from the coding sequence ATGATACAGCAAGAAAGCAGGTTAAATGTAGCGGATAACAGCGGCGCGAAGGAAGTACTTTGTATTCGTGTATTGGGCAACAGCGGCCAGCGTTATGCAAGAATTGGCGATAAAATAGTAGTTACCGTTAAGGACGCAATGCCTGCAGCCGGTATTAAAAAAGGTACAGTTGCGAAAGCGGTTATTGTACGTACTACTAACAAATTACGCCGTAAAGATGGTTCTTACATCCGTTTTGATGACAATGCAGTAGTGATATTGAATGCGGCAGATGAACCAAGAGGTACACGTATTTTTGGCCCGGTAGCCAGGGAATTACGTGATAAAGGATACATGAAGATTGTATCATTGGCACCAGAGGTATTATAA
- the rplE gene encoding 50S ribosomal protein L5 — protein sequence MSTNTYTPRLATKYKSEVAPALVKKFAYKSVMQAPKLEKICVNRGVNGAVTDKKLVDVAVEELTTITGQKAVITQSKKDISNFKLRKAMPIGARVTLRGEKMYEFLDRLISVALPRVRDFKGINEKSFDGRGNYTMGVTEQIIFPEIDIDKVNKITGMDITFVTTAQTDEEAYELLKELGMPFKNIKRNAE from the coding sequence ATGAGCACAAATACATATACTCCAAGGTTGGCAACAAAATATAAAAGCGAAGTAGCGCCTGCTTTGGTTAAAAAGTTTGCTTACAAAAGTGTAATGCAGGCTCCCAAGCTTGAAAAAATTTGCGTAAACCGCGGTGTAAACGGTGCTGTTACCGATAAAAAGCTGGTTGATGTTGCAGTAGAAGAGCTGACAACCATCACTGGTCAGAAAGCGGTAATCACACAGTCCAAAAAAGACATCTCTAACTTTAAACTTCGTAAGGCTATGCCAATCGGTGCAAGGGTGACTTTGCGCGGAGAAAAAATGTACGAGTTTTTGGATAGGCTGATTTCTGTGGCGCTGCCTCGTGTACGTGATTTTAAAGGTATCAACGAAAAATCTTTCGACGGTCGTGGTAACTATACAATGGGTGTTACTGAACAAATCATTTTCCCTGAAATTGATATTGACAAAGTAAACAAGATCACTGGTATGGATATTACTTTCGTAACTACAGCTCAAACTGATGAAGAAGCTTACGAACTGTTGAAAGAATTAGGCATGCCTTTCAAAAATATTAAAAGAAACGCTGAGTAA